Genomic DNA from Taurinivorans muris:
GGGAACAAGAAGTCCGAGCATGTTGGGTGAATATTTTTGTAAAAAACGTTCCAAATTCGCTAAGCGCGCAACCGTTTGCTTATGCTGTTCGATAGTATGTTTAAACGCGGCGGTTTCTTCAAGAAGGGAGACATATTTATTAAACGTTGACAAACCGAACCAAACACTCACCACAAATAAAATCGGCACAATAATAAGCGAAGAAACAATAATTCTGAACGTTGCGGGAGAAAACCGGAAAGAATACGATTTTCCTCTGTCACGCATGATAATAATATTAAAATCACTCATAAACGCCTCATAAAGGAATGTTCCCCCAAACAAGCCTTTTTAATACAATCTGTTTTCCAACTCTAACCTATTCATTTTTTTTTTTTTTTGCGAGCATACCGCAGACACCTACAAACGCCGCCAGATTTCCTTATGTATCACCCAGCCGTCTCCTTTCGGATGCAGCGTCAATATTTTCATTCCTTTGTCCTTATACCCGGAAGAGTCTTCATAATCCTGCCGCATGGAAACTTTCAGCCCGTCTTTTTCCATAGCCATGTTCAAATCGGAAAAAACAACTTTTTTCGGTTTTTTCACGCTCCAAATCTCATTCTTTTGCCCGACGATTTCGTTTAAGCCTCTCCGGTTGTCCTGTACGGAATGCTGCCCGTAAAAAGAGGCATATTTTTCAATATCGGCGCGCTCCCATGCCAAGCGCCATTCTTCGATAAATTTCGGAGCTTCATTTTTAATTTTATCGTTCAGCATGTTTTCCAAGCCGACAGCTTTCGGCAGCCATTCCATCGCGGCGATCTTATATTCGCCCGTTTCACCGTCTTTCAGCCAATAAAGACGGCGTATTCCCTCGGTTTTATGGTTTGGCGCGACATACCATTGTTTAAACCATGAAACGTAATAGTCAGGTCCCTGCAAAACTTCCACTTCGCCGGCGGCGATGTAAATCCATGACAACGTTTCAAAAAGCCCCTGTTTCTGCGCTTTGAATTTTTCAAAGCTGCCGGAAGTCTTAGAATAGTTTTCCTTATCGTAAAACGTAAAAAAATCCGCCGAACGTTCCGCCCATGCATTGTTCCAATCAAGAGTCGCTTGGCGGATATACAATTCACCGTCGGAAACTTCCACGGGCTCCGCAACATAAGGAGCACTTATGGCTTTTTCACCGTCTTGCCCTGCTTCGGCTGTATCAAAACGGGCTTGTTCATCTTTCCCGGCATGGAACGTTTCTTCTGTTTTATATGCCGGTACTGTCGGAGATGTTGCCGCCGAAACTGCCGCCGAGCCTGTTGGAGAAACGTTTCCCGCTTGCCCGTTTTGCCCGTTCATTTCAGCATATTCAGCAGGTTCGAGAGGTTCGTCCGTTTCAACCGCTTTATTTTTTTCTGACGCATTACCGATATGTTCTTTTTCCTGCGGAAGAAAAAATTCGGAAAAAAGGCTTTTTTCCTCTTTTACTTCCAAGGCGCCTTTTTCAAGATTGTCAGTCTGCGAAACAATGTCGGCCTCCGCTTCGGTAAGAGCGGAAGCGGAGCTTTTCACGAAAGTTTCTCCGGAGAGTTTTTTCACGTTTTTTTTCTTTGCAAGCATTTTCTCTTTATGGAAACCGCTGTGAATGCCTTGGGCGATAACCACGGGGGTTCCGGACTGCAAATACTTGCCGAGAAATTCGATATCCGCCAAATCAATGGCGACACAGCCCTGCGTCACTTGCCCTTCAATGGGATTGCCCTTGCTGTGTATCCAAATTCCGCCGCCTGTCTTGCCGCGGAGTTTGTCGATGGGATTGGGGTAGTTCAAAACATAAGCATGATTGCCGTACATTTCAAAATCAAGGGGAACTTGAATTTTGCCGCGCACGAAGTATACGCCCTCCGGTGTTTTCAAATCTCCCTCGACTTGCTTATCGCCCTCTTTTTCCCCATGTATACTGGGATAATGCAGGCGGATAATTTCTCCGCCTTTTTTTTCCAAATAAAAAAATTCGTCTTCACCCTTGTCCACAAGAATCAGACTTTCATCCAAAGCCGTTTCCGGTAAGCGGGCTTCCCATGCCGCAGCAGGATTGCAGGCGGAAAAAACAAACACCAAGAAAAAAACAAGCAGTCTGCAAAACATCATACGTCCAATATCAGCTTCCGGCTAACGCCAATAATTCACTGCGGCGGAAAAGGGAATGAAGCTCATACCCTGCCGCTTTTATCGCTTCGTTTCCGCCCTCTTCACGGTCAAGCACAGTGCAAAGCATGCCGATTTCAAAGCCTGCCTCTTTAACCCGTTCGCAGGCTGTCAAAAGAGAACCGCCTGTCGTGACGACATCTTCCAGCATGGCGACCGGTTTTCCCGTTTGCAAATTGGAAAGCCCCTCCAAATATTGGTTTGTACCATGCCCTTTCGGATTTTTCCGCACAATGAACGCGGGAAGCGGCCTGCCGAGCTGATAAGAGATCACGCTCGTTGCGGTCACAAGGGGATCCGCCCCCAATGTGAGCCCTCCGACAGCGGTAACAGACGGATTATCTTTTAATAAATGATTGAAAAGGTGTCCGATTAAAAATGCTCCTTCAGGGTGCAAAGCGGTTTGTTTTCCGTCAAAATAAAAATCGCTTTTCCTGCCGGAAGTGAGCGTAAACTCACCTTCCCTGTAAGAACGTTCATAGAGCAGCTTTGCAAGACGTACCCGCATTTCTTGGATATTGATGTTTTGGATGTCGAAATTTTGCATATTCCACCTATTCGAAAACCCTGTCTAAAATCATTTGTTCATAACGGGTATAATAACTCAAATCAAAAACAGTATCTAAAACTTCAGCGGATAAGACCTTTGAAATCTTTTCACTGCGGCGCACGATATCGGGAAACATTTCTTCGCTTTCCCAGCTTTGCATGGCGCATTCCTGCACCATCACATAGGATTCCTGACGGGGCATGCCGTGGTCGACCAAAGCGGTAAGCACGCGCTGGGAGAAAAACAATCCGTAACTTCCCCATAAATTTCTCTCCACATTACGGGGAATAACACGCAAGCCGTCAAGAAGATTTGTCAGACGGTGCAAAACATAATCCATCAAGATTGTGGAGTCCGGCATAATCACCCGTTCAACAGAAGAATGGCTGATATCCCTTTCATGCCATAACGCTTGGTTTTCCATGCTTGCCAAAGCATTGGTGCGGATAAGGCGGGAAAGCCCGCACATATTTTCAGCGGAAATGGGATTTTTCTTATGAGGCATTGCGGAAGACCCTTTTTGCCCTTTGCCGAAGCCTTCTTCCACTTCATGAACTTCCGTCCTTTGCAAATGGCGAAGCTCGGTGCAAATCCTTTCAATACCGCCGGCAGCGAGTGCCAATGCCGTAAAATAATTCGCATATCTGTCACGCTGTACGATTTGGGAAGAAATACTGTCAGGACGAAGTCCCAAAATTTCACAGGCGCGTTCTTCAATATCGGGGGATAAAACCGTATATGTTCCGACAGCTCCGGAAAGTTTTCCCACACGCACATCTTCCAAAGCCTGCCCGAAACGTTCCTTATGACGTTTAAATTCCGCATAAAACCCTGCGAATTTTAAAGAATAGGTGGTAGGTTCGGCATGAATACCATGCGTTCTGCCCATGCAAATCAATCCGCGGTATTTTTCGACGCAATTTTTCAAGGTATTCAGCAGCTTGTCATAACCTGCCAAAATCATTTCTCCGGCTTCGACAAGCAAAAGCGCGTTTGCCGTGTCCACAATGTCGGAAGACGTGCAGCCCAAATGAATGAAACGGGATGCGGGACCGACTTTTTCTTCCAAGGAAGAGATGAACGCTATCACATCATGCCTTGTCACTTCTTCAATTTCAGCAATGCGTTCAGCATCGACAGCCACTCTTTCCCGGATTTCTTTCATGCTTTGAGGGTCGATACGCCCTTTTTCAAACCATGCCTCGCAAACGGCAAGTTCCACTTTGAGCCACGCCTCATAACGATTTTCCAAAGACCATAAATCAGCCATGTCAGCCCGGCAATATCTCTCAATCATACACGTATCCTACATTTATTTATGTGTTAACTTCTTTTCGGGAAATTTAAACTCACAGTTTCATTTAAATGCAAAAGCACACCTCAAAAGCCCTTCGTCATTCTTTGTGAGGCGGTTTAAAGAAAAAGGTTTTGCCCAAAAAGAGCAAACCCCTTTCATACAAACATACTATTTTTTCGCAGCTTTTTTTGCTTCGCGAATGCGTTCTTTCAAACGTGCGATACGGCGATGACGGCGGCGATCCAGTTCTTTTCTGCGTTCCACTTTTTTATGAGCCATTCTAAACCTCCATAGATATCATAGCTGATTTGGTGCTATGCTTTAACAATTTTATTATCATAGCGTTATTTTCATATTAAGTAAAGCAATAAATCCGCTGACTTAAATCTTTTCATTTCTAATGCATCCTGCCGCCCCCGGCAAACTGGTTGGCGATAAAAGTCGCATAAGCGTCCGTCATGCCGGTAATGAAATCAATGACAATCAAATATGCCTGATAGGCTGTATACTTTTTCTTTAAAATATGATTGCCCATGAGGCTGATAGCCCTTGTTTCACGATAGGACAAATCCTTGCCGCCGACAAAATTGTGCACGGCGGGAACAAGCACGTCCAGCAGCTGCTTGTACACGCTGTATGAGCCGATTTCCAAACTTGTTTTTTGCGGATGCTTTAAAATAATCTCATTGAAACATGTTTTTGCGTTTTTCATGTATTCCCGCACAGGTTCGCTGGCGTAATCCATATACGGATTAAGAAATTCACCCTGCATGAGAGCCGCATACCGTTCTTTGCCAACTCTGAAAATGTCCTCCACCAAAACTTTGATGACAAGAGAACGCAAATAACTCATTCTCGCCCTGTCCGAATGCATGGACCGAAGCCTTTCCTTGTCGATATTCAGCAAGTCCCAGACAGGAGTAAGCACTTCGCATATTTCCTCATAACGCAAAATGCCGAGTTCCCGGGCATCTTCCATATCGATGATACGGTAACAAATGTCGTCGGCGGCTTCCATGAGATATGATAACGGATGACGCAGGAAAACATGTCCTTCTTTCAACAAGCCAAGTTCCGTGAAAATCTCCGCGAACAAATCCGCTTCGCTTTGATAATAATTGAATTTTTTAGACTTTTTTTCCTTTGCTTCATAAGAAGAACAAGGATATTTCACAACGCTTGCGACAGTGGGATAACTTAAACGGAACCCGCCTTGCTCCCGTTCGTTCTCCACAGCGTTGATAACACGGAACCCCTGCGCATTGCCGTCAAAACACTGAAAATCCAAAAGCTCGCCATGCGTCAAGCAGCTCACATATTTTTCGTTTTGCACAGCGCAAAACCAGTCTTGAACGGCATATTCCCCGGCGTGCCCGAAAGGCGGATTGCCGATATCATGGGCAAGACAGGCGGACTGCACAATTTCGCCTATATGGTAAGGCTCCGTAAAACACGGCAAATCGCCCCGTTCCGCTAAAAAATATCCGTACTGCGTGCCAAGCCCGCGCCCAACGGAAGCAACCTCCAAGGAATGGGCGAGCCGCGTATGCACATGGTCGTTCGTCGTCAAAGGGTGGACCTGCGTTTTTCCCGCCAAACGCCGAAAAGAATCGGAAAAAATAATTCTGTCGTGGTCAACGATGAAAGGACTTCTCGCCTTATTTATTTCTTGGACGCAATTCTTGCCGTATCGTTTCGGCGATAATAATTTTTCCCATATATTTTGATATGTTCTCATAAAATTCCTTTGTTCCTGCATGCAATAGCGCTTGCATTCTCCTGTCTTTCACCGTAAAAATATCTTAACTTTCAACTATATGCAACGATAAAGGAGAACCCTATGCCAACAGTCATTTCTCTTTACAAAGGCGGATTGCGCTGCGCGAGCACCCATTTGCAAAGCAATGCGGAACTTGTCACGGACGCTCCGACGGATAACCAGGGAAAAGGGTCAAGCTTTTCACCTACCGATTTGGTTGCCACGGCTCTCGGCACATGCATCATGACCATTATGGGCGCATATGCAAACAAAAACAACCTCGATTTTGAAGGTATGAAAATGGAAATCACCAAAACCATGCAAAGCGAGCCGCGCCGCATTAAAAAAATCGACATTCTCATCACCATGCCTGAAATCGAATTATCCGCCCTTCAAAAAGCTGATTTGGAAACCATCACCCGTTCCTGTCCCGTTTGCCTCAGCTTAAATCCCGAAATAGAAAAAAATATTTCTTTTGTTTGGTAAATTTTACCGACGACATCAGGTAAATTTGCCTCAAAAGATACATAAATTGTACAAGATAAGGAGGTTAAAATTAATGTACAATTTTTTTAGTTCCTCAAAAGGAATTATTCTTACAGGCTTATTTATCGGAATTGGCGCTTTTTTGCTCCAATTTTTAGGCAATCCGGCAAACATGGGCATTTGCGTTGTTTGCTTCACCCGTGACACCACCGGCGGAATCGGTTTGCACAGAGCGGAAATCGTGCAGTATATCCGTCCGGAAATCATTGGCTTTGTTCTCGGTTCTTTTGCAGCCGCTCTCGCCGCAAAAGAATTTCAACCCCAAAGCGGTTCTTCTCCGGTCATCCGCTTTGTGCTTGGAATAATCACAGGAACAAGCGCCTTGGTTTTTCTTGGCTGTCCTTGGCGCATGGTCCTGCGTATCGCAGGCGGTGATTTAAACGCGGTGGTCGGATTATTCGGCTTCGCTTTTGGAATTTTTATCGGCACACGCTTTTTCAAACACGGTTATACCTTGGGAAAAAGCATGCCTATTTCCAAAAAAGCGGGCTATGTCTTCCCCCTGCTTATGCTCGGTTTGCTCCTTTTATTAATCTTCAGCCCCGAGAAAGACGGTTCCGTTTACAACGGACTGATTTACTACTCCCAAAAAGGTCCGGGTTCAATGCACGCACCGCTCTTGATTTCTCTCGGTATTGCTTTTATTGTGGGCATTATCGCCCAAAGAAGCCGTTTTTGCACAATGGGAGCGTTCAGGGATATTTTCCTTTTTAAGGAAACACACCTTTTTTCCGGTCTTTTCGCTCTTTTCCTCGCAGTTTTCATTTTGAACATCATTGCGGGAAAATTCAGCCTTGGCTTTGAAAACCAACCCATTGCGCATACCGACCATGTTTGGAACTTCCTCAGCATGCTTACTGTCGGTTTTGCCGCCGCGCTCGCAGGCGGCTGCCCCGGTCGCCAATTCTTCTCCAGCGGAGAAGGAAACAACGACTCCGCAACCTATATCATAGGTTTGTTCGTCGGCACCGCTTTCGCCCATAATTTCGGCATAGCCAGTTCCGCGGCGCAAATCGGACCGCACAGCATTTTCGCCGTTCTTTTCGGACTGTTTATTTGCTTTGCGATAGCATTTACCCACATTAAGAAGAATTAGGAAGACCCTATGGAAAAAACAAGAGAAAACACCATTGACACATGCGGGCTTTCCTGTCCGCAGCCTGCCTTGGAAGTGCTTAATTTCATCCAACAAAACGGTGCCGATACATTCAGCGTCCTTACGGACAGCGTCACAAGCCGTGAAAATATTATCCGCACCGCTCAAAAACATCATTACAGGTTAGAAAATGAAGAAAAAGAACTTATGATTACGGTTTTGCATTTTAGTAGAAATGCCTAATCCCCCCTTAACGCTCTTGGCTTGCTTATAAAAACAAAATAAGGCATACTTCTGTCAGTTTTTATAAGCGAGCTTTTTTTATGAAAATTCCTTTGCATACCAATACCGCCGTTGTTTTCCGCCTGAGCGCCATGGGCGATGTCGCCCTCATGTCCGGAGTTTTATCCTATTGGAACTCCCTCTACCGCACGAAATTCATTGTCATCACCCGTGAGGAATTCGCCCCTTTGTTTGAGAACCACCCTGCCATCGCAGGCATCGAAGCCCTTTCAAAAGAAAGTTTGGAATACAAAACATATTCCCAAACCTGCAAAAAACTTGCTGAAAAATACGCAGATTTTCCTTTATTCGACCTGCACGCCTCAACCCGCTCCCGCCTGCTTGCCCACCAGTGGAAAACAAGCGTTTACCGCTACAATAAAATGCCCGTATTGCGCCGTCTTTTTCTTTGGTCTAAAGGCAAAATCGGCAAAAATGCCCTGCTTGAGAAAGATGTCCGCCAACGCTATGCAAGCCTCTTATGCGAAGACCCCGTTGCGCCCCGTTTGCTCAAACCCAAAATTTACCTTGATGAAGACGAACGAACGGATGCCCGAAATCTGCTTGCTGAACTTTTTCCGAACAATACGAAAAAAATTGTCGCCATCCACCCTTTCGCCACCCATAAAGCCAAAACCCTCCCCCTTGGCCACTGGCAAAAAATCAGCGCCGTTCTTAGCGGTGAATATCAAATCCTCTTTGTGGGCAAAGGCGATTTACCCGAAAACATGTACGGAAAAAATCTTATCAACAAAACAAATTTGCGTGAACTTTGCGCGGTTCTCAGCCGATGTTCCCTGCTCATTACGGGCGATTCGGGTCCTATGCATCTGGCAGATGCCGTCGATACGCCTCTGCTCGCCCTTTTCGGGCCGACAACAAAGGAATGGGGATTTTTTCCCGTGGGTGAAAATGCGCATATCCTGCAAAAAGAAATGCCCTGCCGTCCCTGCTCCCTGCACGGCAAGCAAAAATGCAGACAAAAAGAATCCTGTTTGGAAAAAATCAGCACAGAAGAAATTATCGCCCATGCAAAAAAAATTCTCAGCTGAACTCATTTGCGCAGCCGATATTTTTCTTTGTGTTTTCATTGCAAAAAGCAAAAAAATCATATACTGTCATTCCATTGTTCCAAAGGATATACAATGAAAAAAATTTTTAACATATATTCTCTTTTTATTGCGGCATGCTTGATACTTTCCGTATGCGTGCACCCGCTTGCTTATGCAGTCACGTTCGACATACCCCAAAAAGTAAGCCAAGGCAGGGGTTTTCTTATAACAATACAAGATAATTCCGCATTTTCAGGGAAAATTCTCTGGCAAAAAAAAGAAATTCCTTTTCGGGCTGAAAAAAACGCCGAAAGTTTTGCAGTCCGGATCTTATTGGGCATGCCCATTGACGCGGCGGCTCCCCAAACCTTGACGCTTTTTATCAATGATGAGCAATTCACTCAAAAAATCACGCCCCTTGCGGTGAATTGGGTTACCCACAAGCTCACCGTCGCCCCGAAATATGTCGAACCTCCTAAGGAAGTTCTTGATAAAATACAAAAAGACCGCGCCGCCACAAAAAAAATTCTTGCAACCGTGAGCAATGTGCAAAACTGGAAACTTCCTTTCACCCGTCCCGTCAAAGGCACTATCAGCGGTTCTTTTGCCGCAAGACGGATTTTTAACAATGTTCCGCGTTCCCCCCATTTAGGCACGGACATGCGGGGAGCCGTCGGCACGCCGATTTTGGCTATGGCTGACGGCACAGTCCTTTTTGCGGAAGAACAGTATTATTCCGGTAATGCCGTTTGGATAGACCACGGACAAGGGGTGCTTTCCATGTACGGGCATTTATCGAAATTTTCCGTAAAAAAAGGGGATATGGTCAAACAAGGACAAAAAATCGGAGAAGTGGGGGCAACAGGCAGGGTTACCGGTCCGCATTTGCATTTAAGCCTTTATATTCAAGGTGTTGCTGTTGACGCCGTTCCTTTTTTCCGCACCAATCCTTTGGAAATAATCGGCGGACCGACCAAGGAAGAACCGCGGCCGCAGCCTAAAAAAAATAAGACAAAACAGGCAAAATAGAGGCAAGCATGGCAAAAGAACTTTCCTTTGAAGACAAAATGAATAAATTGCAGGAAATTGTCGATCTTCTTGAACAAGGTAAAATCACACTTGCGGAAAGCGTCAAACTCTATAAAGAGGGGCTTGAGCTCACGCAAAAATGCAAGGAAGAACTTGAAAAAGCGAAGCATGAAGTGAAAATTTTACAAAATGACACGCTTGAAGATTTTGAATCCAATATCGACCATTCCTATTCCGCCGATGAAAACATCCTTTAAACGAGAACATTATGCGAACCCTACAAAGCCTTTTTCTTGAAAATTTTGCCATTCCAAAGGAATATGACATACTCTTCGAACAGGTTTACCAAAAAAATCAACTTGATAAAAAAGAAGAACTCGACACGCTCCATAAAAAAATTATGAAGCAGCGCCTGCAGGCTGTGGAAAAACAGCTTGAAACCATGCTTTTGGATACGGAAATTCCGCCCCGGCTGTCCGAAGCCATGCGGTACAGTTTGCTGGCGGGGGGCAAACGCCTGCGCCCGATTTTGTGTCTTTCCATGGCGAAGCTTTGCGCCCATGCCTGCGATAAGGAAAACGCGTGGCTTTCGGCTGTTCCCTTCGCCGTTTCCCTTGAAATGATCCATACCTATTCCCTTATCCATGATGATTTGCCTGCCATGGACAACGACGATCTAAGGCGCGGAAAACCGACCTGCCATAAAGCTTTTGACGAAGCCACCGCCATTTTGGCAGGGGACGGATTGCTTACCGACGCGTTTTACCATATGGCGGACTGCGATCTGCCCGCCCGAAACATACTCGAAAGTTTGCAAATCATAGCCAAAGCCGTGGGTTCCCAAGGCATGGTAGGCGGACAAATGCTTGATATGGAAGCCGAACAGCGCAAACTGAACCTTAAAGAATTATGCGTATTGAACGCAAAAAAAACAGGGGCATTAATTCAATGCGCCTGCCTTTCCGGGGCAAACCTCATGGGAATTTGCCCGTCTGCGCAAAACCATATAGGACAATACGGAACAGCGATAGGCATAGCCTTTCAAATTATTGATGACGTCCTTGACATTATCGGTGATTCCGCCCTGCTTGGAAAAAATACGGGCAGTGACGAAGCCAATCAAAAATCAACATGGCCATCACTCATGGGCATAGAAAAAAGCAAGAAAAAAGCCGTTGAATACTGCGAACAGGCGGTGCGTGCGCTTTCCGGGCTTGCCGAAAACGAAACGAAAATCAACAAAAGCGAACAACACTTTTTACAAAAAACAGCCAAAGACATGGCATACCGAGTTTACTAATGACAG
This window encodes:
- a CDS encoding L,D-transpeptidase family protein, which gives rise to MMFCRLLVFFLVFVFSACNPAAAWEARLPETALDESLILVDKGEDEFFYLEKKGGEIIRLHYPSIHGEKEGDKQVEGDLKTPEGVYFVRGKIQVPLDFEMYGNHAYVLNYPNPIDKLRGKTGGGIWIHSKGNPIEGQVTQGCVAIDLADIEFLGKYLQSGTPVVIAQGIHSGFHKEKMLAKKKNVKKLSGETFVKSSASALTEAEADIVSQTDNLEKGALEVKEEKSLFSEFFLPQEKEHIGNASEKNKAVETDEPLEPAEYAEMNGQNGQAGNVSPTGSAAVSAATSPTVPAYKTEETFHAGKDEQARFDTAEAGQDGEKAISAPYVAEPVEVSDGELYIRQATLDWNNAWAERSADFFTFYDKENYSKTSGSFEKFKAQKQGLFETLSWIYIAAGEVEVLQGPDYYVSWFKQWYVAPNHKTEGIRRLYWLKDGETGEYKIAAMEWLPKAVGLENMLNDKIKNEAPKFIEEWRLAWERADIEKYASFYGQHSVQDNRRGLNEIVGQKNEIWSVKKPKKVVFSDLNMAMEKDGLKVSMRQDYEDSSGYKDKGMKILTLHPKGDGWVIHKEIWRRL
- the pyrE gene encoding orotate phosphoribosyltransferase, which encodes MQNFDIQNINIQEMRVRLAKLLYERSYREGEFTLTSGRKSDFYFDGKQTALHPEGAFLIGHLFNHLLKDNPSVTAVGGLTLGADPLVTATSVISYQLGRPLPAFIVRKNPKGHGTNQYLEGLSNLQTGKPVAMLEDVVTTGGSLLTACERVKEAGFEIGMLCTVLDREEGGNEAIKAAGYELHSLFRRSELLALAGS
- the purB gene encoding adenylosuccinate lyase is translated as MIERYCRADMADLWSLENRYEAWLKVELAVCEAWFEKGRIDPQSMKEIRERVAVDAERIAEIEEVTRHDVIAFISSLEEKVGPASRFIHLGCTSSDIVDTANALLLVEAGEMILAGYDKLLNTLKNCVEKYRGLICMGRTHGIHAEPTTYSLKFAGFYAEFKRHKERFGQALEDVRVGKLSGAVGTYTVLSPDIEERACEILGLRPDSISSQIVQRDRYANYFTALALAAGGIERICTELRHLQRTEVHEVEEGFGKGQKGSSAMPHKKNPISAENMCGLSRLIRTNALASMENQALWHERDISHSSVERVIMPDSTILMDYVLHRLTNLLDGLRVIPRNVERNLWGSYGLFFSQRVLTALVDHGMPRQESYVMVQECAMQSWESEEMFPDIVRRSEKISKVLSAEVLDTVFDLSYYTRYEQMILDRVFE
- a CDS encoding deoxyguanosinetriphosphate triphosphohydrolase — protein: MRTYQNIWEKLLSPKRYGKNCVQEINKARSPFIVDHDRIIFSDSFRRLAGKTQVHPLTTNDHVHTRLAHSLEVASVGRGLGTQYGYFLAERGDLPCFTEPYHIGEIVQSACLAHDIGNPPFGHAGEYAVQDWFCAVQNEKYVSCLTHGELLDFQCFDGNAQGFRVINAVENEREQGGFRLSYPTVASVVKYPCSSYEAKEKKSKKFNYYQSEADLFAEIFTELGLLKEGHVFLRHPLSYLMEAADDICYRIIDMEDARELGILRYEEICEVLTPVWDLLNIDKERLRSMHSDRARMSYLRSLVIKVLVEDIFRVGKERYAALMQGEFLNPYMDYASEPVREYMKNAKTCFNEIILKHPQKTSLEIGSYSVYKQLLDVLVPAVHNFVGGKDLSYRETRAISLMGNHILKKKYTAYQAYLIVIDFITGMTDAYATFIANQFAGGGRMH
- a CDS encoding OsmC family protein, yielding MPTVISLYKGGLRCASTHLQSNAELVTDAPTDNQGKGSSFSPTDLVATALGTCIMTIMGAYANKNNLDFEGMKMEITKTMQSEPRRIKKIDILITMPEIELSALQKADLETITRSCPVCLSLNPEIEKNISFVW
- the yedE gene encoding YedE family putative selenium transporter, with amino-acid sequence MYNFFSSSKGIILTGLFIGIGAFLLQFLGNPANMGICVVCFTRDTTGGIGLHRAEIVQYIRPEIIGFVLGSFAAALAAKEFQPQSGSSPVIRFVLGIITGTSALVFLGCPWRMVLRIAGGDLNAVVGLFGFAFGIFIGTRFFKHGYTLGKSMPISKKAGYVFPLLMLGLLLLLIFSPEKDGSVYNGLIYYSQKGPGSMHAPLLISLGIAFIVGIIAQRSRFCTMGAFRDIFLFKETHLFSGLFALFLAVFILNIIAGKFSLGFENQPIAHTDHVWNFLSMLTVGFAAALAGGCPGRQFFSSGEGNNDSATYIIGLFVGTAFAHNFGIASSAAQIGPHSIFAVLFGLFICFAIAFTHIKKN
- a CDS encoding sulfurtransferase TusA family protein, translating into MEKTRENTIDTCGLSCPQPALEVLNFIQQNGADTFSVLTDSVTSRENIIRTAQKHHYRLENEEKELMITVLHFSRNA
- a CDS encoding glycosyltransferase family 9 protein produces the protein MKIPLHTNTAVVFRLSAMGDVALMSGVLSYWNSLYRTKFIVITREEFAPLFENHPAIAGIEALSKESLEYKTYSQTCKKLAEKYADFPLFDLHASTRSRLLAHQWKTSVYRYNKMPVLRRLFLWSKGKIGKNALLEKDVRQRYASLLCEDPVAPRLLKPKIYLDEDERTDARNLLAELFPNNTKKIVAIHPFATHKAKTLPLGHWQKISAVLSGEYQILFVGKGDLPENMYGKNLINKTNLRELCAVLSRCSLLITGDSGPMHLADAVDTPLLALFGPTTKEWGFFPVGENAHILQKEMPCRPCSLHGKQKCRQKESCLEKISTEEIIAHAKKILS
- a CDS encoding M23 family metallopeptidase is translated as MKKIFNIYSLFIAACLILSVCVHPLAYAVTFDIPQKVSQGRGFLITIQDNSAFSGKILWQKKEIPFRAEKNAESFAVRILLGMPIDAAAPQTLTLFINDEQFTQKITPLAVNWVTHKLTVAPKYVEPPKEVLDKIQKDRAATKKILATVSNVQNWKLPFTRPVKGTISGSFAARRIFNNVPRSPHLGTDMRGAVGTPILAMADGTVLFAEEQYYSGNAVWIDHGQGVLSMYGHLSKFSVKKGDMVKQGQKIGEVGATGRVTGPHLHLSLYIQGVAVDAVPFFRTNPLEIIGGPTKEEPRPQPKKNKTKQAK
- the xseB gene encoding exodeoxyribonuclease VII small subunit; its protein translation is MAKELSFEDKMNKLQEIVDLLEQGKITLAESVKLYKEGLELTQKCKEELEKAKHEVKILQNDTLEDFESNIDHSYSADENIL
- a CDS encoding polyprenyl synthetase family protein — its product is MKQRLQAVEKQLETMLLDTEIPPRLSEAMRYSLLAGGKRLRPILCLSMAKLCAHACDKENAWLSAVPFAVSLEMIHTYSLIHDDLPAMDNDDLRRGKPTCHKAFDEATAILAGDGLLTDAFYHMADCDLPARNILESLQIIAKAVGSQGMVGGQMLDMEAEQRKLNLKELCVLNAKKTGALIQCACLSGANLMGICPSAQNHIGQYGTAIGIAFQIIDDVLDIIGDSALLGKNTGSDEANQKSTWPSLMGIEKSKKKAVEYCEQAVRALSGLAENETKINKSEQHFLQKTAKDMAYRVY